In Erigeron canadensis isolate Cc75 chromosome 6, C_canadensis_v1, whole genome shotgun sequence, the following are encoded in one genomic region:
- the LOC122602580 gene encoding pentatricopeptide repeat-containing protein At2g13600-like, producing MGSDQNVFVVGALIDMYSKCGDVDEAYRVFDRAPCKNNILWTSMITAFAQSGRGLDALELFDHLVMERRFIPDHVCFTVVLTACNHAGLLDKGIDYFDRMRSEYNLAPEVDQYACLIDLYARKGELKRAKQVMEDMPFDANAVIWSSFLSSCKKYGNVELGREAAYKLFKLEPNSSVPYRVLADIYAGAGLWNDVQNITKLMNDNGVRKTVPGWSWVEVDNQVLGFSVGDASHPRSEEIHLELRKLSLEMLNKRTLEYIT from the coding sequence ATGGGTTCTGACCAGAACGTGTTTGTGGTTGGGGCTTTGATCGATATGTACTCAAAATGTGGAGACGTTGATGAAGCTTATCGTGTTTTTGATCGTGCACCATGCAAAAACAACATATTATGGACTTCAATGATTACAGCGTTTGCACAGAGTGGTAGAGGCTTGGATGCTTTAGAACTCTTTGATCATTTGGTGATGGAAAGAAGATTTATCCCGGATCATGTTTGTTTTACTGTAGTGTTGACTGCTTGCAACCATGCTGGACTTCTTGACAAGGGTATTGACTATTTCGATAGGATGAGATCAGAATATAATTTGGCTCCTGAAGTGGATCAATATGCTTGCTTGATTGATCTATATGCAAGGAAAGGCGAGCTTAAAAGGGCAAAACAGGTAATGGAGGATATGCCATTTGATGCAAATGCAGTGATATGGAGTTCTTTCTTGAGTTCTTGTAAAAAGTATGGAAATGTAGAGCTTGGGAGAGAGGCAGCTTATAAGCTATTTAAACTGGAACCAAATAGTTCCGTGCCTTATCGGGTTTTAGCTGATATATATGCCGGGGCTGGTTTATGGAATGACGTGCAAAACATAACGAAACTGATGAATGACAACGGAGTAAGAAAAACAGTACCAGGGTGGAGTTGGGTTGAAGTAGATAATCAAGTCCTTGGATTCTCTGTGGGTGATGCTTCTCACCCTCGGTCAGAAGAAATTCATTTAGAATTGAGAAAGCTTAGTTTGGAGATGCTGAATAAACGTACTCTAGAGTATATCACTTAG